In Plasmodium reichenowi strain SY57 chromosome 5, whole genome shotgun sequence, the following proteins share a genomic window:
- a CDS encoding merozoite surface protein 8, whose translation MVFKSSYIFFFLFLVILHFNNVVEGENETTTVENNPGNNGNMGPSEPKDKDKNIEKDVNHNMGMNNNNNNNNNNNNNNINNNINNNNINNNNNNNNNNNNNNNNNGNGFSNFFNKLFGKKKDNKKEGEEKNEEDLNSNKNIESNKGSAVTSNVGDTNNEAKANDNNNNDNNDDNDDVDEIDERDDNDNDNDNDDDDDDDNDDDDNNDNNNNSNNLTDTKKEGEKIDLGVQNKKQNIFSTNNKGLNKYNIDNELKEVDGLLKNDNYILNKYHVSFFNNFEEDTYNKKKFIRPYDLSLLKSILIYRQRVTRNCVNVFQDLNAVFGKCYNKDDTKLSITRDKVKKELSRKNGNFVEYLIEMLENTLNSMNDDFINKDNFDLNNYVKEFELINYLLIHEDSDIFLETYNLISGLNSKIEETSIGKLKYAILQGKQINYKIKDDIYYILKNAYAKYFKIDVYKKGKLLYPTLYYHRNAFIKSFVVEFFNNNKVCENTKCPLNSNCYVIDDEETCRCLPGFNNIKIDDEMNCVRDDTLDCSRNNGGCDIHAKCSFIDKQIVCECKDKFEGDGIYCSYSFFSSIHNFIFFFILCLFIFIL comes from the coding sequence atggTGTTCAAAAGTTCgtacatatttttctttctctTCCTTGTGATACTTCATTTTAATAACGTTGTAGAAGGGGAGAATGAAACTACAACTGTCGAAAATAATCCTGGAAATAATGGTAATATGGGACCATCAGAACCAAAAGATAAGGACAAGAATATTGAAAAGGATGTAAATCACAACATGGgtatgaataataataataataataataataataataataataataacattaataataacattaataataataatataaataacaacaacaacaataataataataataataataataataataataatggtaATGGATtttcaaatttttttaataaactttttggaaaaaaaaaagataacaaaaaagagggagaagaaaaaaatgaagaagattTAAATAGTAATAAGAATATTGAAAGTAATAAGGGGAGTGCTGTAACTTCTAATGTAGGGGATACAAATAATGAGGCAAAAGCAAACgacaacaataataatgataataatgatgataatgatgatgtTGATGAGATTGATGAAcgtgatgataatgataatgataatgataatgatgatgatgatgatgatgataatgatgacgatgataataatgataataataataatagtaataatttaaCCGATACAAAAAAGGAGGGGGAGAAAATTGATTTAGGAGTTCAAAACAAAAAgcaaaatattttttcaacCAACAATAAAGgattaaataaatataatatagataatgAATTAAAAGAAGTAGATGgacttttaaaaaatgataattatatattaaacaaatatcatgtttcattttttaataattttgaagaagatacatataataagaagaaaTTTATAAGACCGTATGATCTTAGCTTGTTAAAAagtatattaatatatagaCAAAGAGTAACAAGAAATTGTGTTAATGTTTTTCAAGATTTAAATGCTGTTTTTGGtaaatgttataataaagatgaCACTAAATTAAGTATTACTCGTGATAAAGTTAAAAAAGAGTTAAGTAGGAAAAATGGGAATTTTGTAGAATATTTAATTGAAATGTTAGAAAATACACTTAATAGTATGAATGatgattttattaataaagataattttgatttaaataattatgttaaAGAATttgaattaataaattatttattaatacatGAAGATTcagatatatttttagaaacatataatttaataagtGGATTAAATTCAAAAATAGAAGAAACATCTATTGGAAAACTTAAATATGCAATATTACAAGGAAAACAAATCAATTACAAAATTAAGGatgatatttattatatcctTAAAAACGCATATGctaaatattttaaaattgatgtatataaaaaaggaaaattattatatccaactttatattatcatagAAATGCATTTATTAAATCTTTTGTAgttgaattttttaataataataaagtaTGTGAGAATACAAAGTGTCCTCTCAATTCTAATTGTTATGTTATAGATGATGAAGAAACCTGTAGATGTCTACCTGgatttaataatataaaaattgaTGATGAAATGAATTGTGTAAGGGATGATACATTAGATTGTTCTAGAAATAATGGAGGATGTGATATACATGCTAAATGTTCATTTATTGATAAACAAATTGTGTGTGAATGTAAGGATAAATTTGAAGGTGATGGAATATATTGTTCCTATTCTTTTTTTAGTTCAatacataattttattttcttttttatattgtgtctatttatttttattttatag
- a CDS encoding hypothetical protein (conserved Plasmodium protein, unknown function) gives MKFISIKYLSLFILSILFVHSSYKRYYIKCHDIYISNILISNSSFIFNKNIYLYNILVNDDEINISPFLNIWEDFLYKNEALQSEPFYEENTLEYVNNISQDLERDELYLKKYYIHINNKKINFYDIPYTLSLEQHYENKNITITIFYEYIKTYTIHIIRENKHMNHNFSSYFYLDNIQLFNEETKEYIPLNTKFKYNNHFYYTSVDEKVHTILVKGICFNSQMYVKGNEIYDNFLFLLNQKIYSNVLIIECRHYEYYDQSAMIHKKTTNHLLNNFLKKKLKSKIIYNNNNNNINEEEDGNNKTRKSKKGIYEYIQDVKGKYQKYLYPYKEDNGQHKVQRDNTKNTSNENIYISTHNNTIHKNNNNNNINSNSSSSSSSSSSSSSNSNNVLYKNIYTFETNLYKNNENNSTNKYKDNMIYPNISNKNTSNNEIFKVKKIYRIFYFINIFYNLNIEITKYLYNIIEGNTCILNYTKNKKNDIIINEYICNNFQNYISSFYFDINNKLFAFIKEDKQKNIQRLLHNFLETSFNFSSNIYLYLQSFNDQKIIKINFKTNKSSILFYTKCIVILLVLCSIFIFIYNFSSN, from the coding sequence atgaaatttATAAGCATCAAATATTTGTCCTTGTTTATCCTATCCATTTTGTTCGTTCATTCTTCATATAAAAggtattatattaaatgtcatgatatatatattagcaatatattaattagtaattcttcttttatatttaataaaaatatttatctatACAATATACTAGttaatgatgatgaaattaatattagcccttttttaaacatatgGGAAGattttctatataaaaatgaagcTTTACAAAGTGAACCTTTTTATGAGGAAAATACCTTAGAATATGTTAACAATATATCACAAGATCTTGAGAGAgatgaattatatttaaagaaatattatattcatataaataataaaaaaattaatttttatgatatcCCTTATACTCTTTCTCTTGAACAGcattatgaaaataaaaatattacaataaCTATATTTTAcgaatatattaaaacatatactattcatattattagaGAAAACAAGCATATGAATCATAACTTCTcatcttatttttatctagATAACATAcaattatttaatgaagaaactaaagaatatataccattaaatacaaaatttaaatataataatcatttttattatacaaGTGTAGACGAAAAAGTACATACCATACTAGTAAAAGGTATATGCTTTAATAGTCAAATGTATGTAAAGGgaaatgaaatatatgataattttctttttttgttaaatcaaaaaatatatagtaaTGTATTAATTATTGAATGTAGACACTATGAATATTATGACCAATCAGCTATGATACACAAGAAAACAACCAATCATTTATTGAAtaactttttaaaaaaaaaattaaaatcaaagatcatatataataataataataataatattaatgagGAGGAGGatggaaataataaaactaggaaaagtaaaaaagggatatatgaatatatacaaGATGTTAAAGGTaaatatcaaaaatatttatatccaTATAAAGAAGACAATGGACAGCATAAAGTTCAAAGggataatacaaaaaatacatcaaatgaaaatatatatattagtacacataataatacaattcacaaaaacaataataataataatattaatagtaatagtagtagtagtagtagtagtagtagtagtagtagtagtaacagtaataatgttttatataaaaacatatacaCATTCGAaacaaatttatataaaaataatgaaaataattcaacaaacaaatataaggataatatgatttatccaaatatatctaataaaaatacatctaataatgaaatttttaaagtcaaaaaaatatatagaattttctattttattaatatattttataatttaaatatagaaataacaaaatacctatataatattatagaaGGAAATACATGTATCTtaaattatacaaaaaacaaaaaaaatgatataataattaatgaatatatatgtaataattttcaaaattatatttcatccttctattttgatattaacaataaattatttgcttttataaaagaagataaacaaaaaaatatacaaagACTTCTACATAATTTTCTTGAAACATCATTTAACTTTtcatcaaatatatatttatatcttcaaTCTTTTAATGatcaaaaaattattaaaattaatttcaaaacaaataaatcATCCATTCTATTCTATACTAAATGTATTGTTATTCTTTTAGTCTTATgttctatttttatattcatatataacTTTTCCTCAAACTAA
- a CDS encoding hypothetical protein (conserved Plasmodium protein, unknown function), producing the protein MDHKINIFLYICKKERDVKAKNGIQKKLIPTINKFNKKIIIKYVLYDCKNKTYMIKKKWKVHHILNKTKKKIKKKKKEKKIKNLIYDEMIYNKNNFKNVHKVDNDNVHLSNNILSFNKKDGFPKSSYKILLKAIGKNIKKFRNSTIINTGVDTNKQEKNVFFYGFMFTKYYNKYKRENGLVVEKFNFFKEDKRINKTCEVLKKYQYFTDTSYKEYKNSVYIDECMRRKKGLIFDIYDYIMRMGYKHVKIYLSSWLYINERVIDLGGNNKIKCKKKKITKKIRRYNKVTFCHRCFIKKTFDYKNLRYPQCCNNLPSKEKIRTKDNLRNSIKRIIKKFIKYINNNILHKRDIFNICFIFQYMILTNEKKKIFVYLINFPFCNIYKDNIFNNNNNEKCLLFLFHKRILKYLKCINDYTTFLFPFNSSKACQEGLNLKKKMISFIKHIKKKSLKNCKREKWKRTKHKKVKLRNMNFYFNMVKKREERKYNYASDNYMNKNNILDEKEKKKNHMIYHKKDIIFHTHMFELFVRLIFENSRTYFTIFINEQTYDNELYKSIYYLNLCKMIDTKIYLKGSAMMVTRVQNSIKNTSKNRKNNRNENNDKDHNNNNNNNILMCEEPNDVIDRLLRQSDIYKNEIQEKDKMLLNLQNDIQMKNKTLEELGEEIQKYKNDNLDNMKIIQSLKYKITRKDIHKNDNSTTEAGQKNNNYLIKLYNENNILKEKLKKLNNSSKQQDNSTKLMIKLEHKKEEENQSNLINSIDKKDDDQMGKINFFMKAFLDAEQKLYIADVVINTQKEIMTKMKKERSNYLENIKAKKIIFKKELEKSLDFIFSLCEDIGSKKEKICITNRMKNLQDCIYDFLREFEGSY; encoded by the exons atggatcataaaataaatatctttttatatatttgtaaaaagGAGAGAGATGTAAAAGCCAAAAATGGTATACAGAAAAAACTTATACCtacaataaataaatttaataaaaagattattataaaatatgttttatatgACTGTAAGAATAAAActtatatgataaaaaaaaaatggaaagTACATcacattttaaataaaaccaagaaaaagattaaaaaaaagaaaaaggaaaaaaaaattaaaaatttaatatatgatgaaatgatatataataaaaataattttaaaaatgtgCATAAAGTAGATAATGACAATGTTCATCTTAGTAATAAcattttatcttttaataaaaaagatgGATTCCCTAAATCAAGTTATAAAATCTTGTTGAAAGCTATTgggaaaaatattaaaaaatttagaaATAGTACCATAATAAATACAG GGGTAGACACGAACAAACAGGAAAAGAATGTTTTCTTCTATGGCTTCATGTTTACAAAATACTACAACAAAT ATAAGAGAGAAAATGGATTAGTCGTAGAAAAgttcaatttttttaaagaagaCAAAAGAATAAACAAAACATGCGAGGTTCTTAAGAAATATCAATATTTTACTGATACATCTTATAaggaatataaaaatagtgTATATATAGATGAGTGTAtgagaagaaaaaaaggtttaatatttgatatatatgattatataatgaGAATGGGATATAAAC atgtaaaaatatatctatcTTCCTGGTTATACATAAATGAACGAGTTATCGACTTAGGAGGgaacaataaaataaaatgcaagaaaaagaaaataacaaaaaaaataagaagaTATAACAAGGTCACGTTTTGTCATCGATGTTTTATCAAAAAAACGTTTGATTATAAAAATCTGAGATATCCCCAATGTTGTAATAATTTACCATCTAAAGAGAAAATAAGAACAAAGGATAATTTAAGAAATAGtataaaaaggataataaaaaaatttattaaatatattaataataatatattacataaaagagatatatttaatatatgctttatttttcaatatatgATTTTAACAAAtgagaagaaaaaaatttttgtCTACTTAATTAATTTCCctttttgtaatatatataaagataatatatttaataataataataatgagaAATGCttactatttttattcCACAAGAGAATTTTAAAGTATCTAAAATGTATTAATGATTATACAACATTCTTATTTCCTTTTAATAGTTCTAAGGCTTGTCAAGAGGgtttaaatttaaaaaaaaaaatgatatcttttataaagcatataaaaaaaaaatcattgAAAAATTGCAAAAGAGAAAAATGGAAGCGAacaaaacataaaaaagTTAAACTAAGGaatatgaatttttattttaatatggTTAAGAAAAGAGAAGAAAGAAAGTATAATTATGCAAGTGATAATTACatgaacaaaaataatatattagatgaaaaagaaaaaaaaaagaatcatatgatatatcataaaaaggatattattttccataCGCATATGTTTGAATTATTCGTTCGACTTATATTTGAAAACTCGAGAACGTATTTTaccatttttataaacGAACAAACATATGataatgaattatataaaagtatataCTACTTAAATTTATGTAAAATGATAGacacaaaaatatatttaaaaggTAGTGCAATGATGGTTACAAGGGTGCAGAATAGTATAAAGAATACAAgtaaaaatagaaaaaataatagaaatGAAAACAATGATAAggatcataataataacaataataataacattttaaTGTGTGAAGAACCAAATGATGTGATAGACAGACTTCTAAGACAAAGCgatatatacaaaaatgaaattcaagaaaaagataaaatgCTATTAAATCTACAAAATGATATACagatgaaaaataaaacattagAAGAACTAGGAGAAGAAATTcagaaatataaaaatgacaatttagataatatgaaaattatacaatcattaaaatataaaataactAGAAAAGATATTCATAAGAATGATAACAGTACAACCGAAGCAGGacaaaagaataataattatttaataaaattatataatgaaaataatattttaaaggaaaaacttaaaaaattaaataacTCTAGTAAACAGCAAGACAACTCTACAAAATTGATGATAAAATTGGaacataaaaaagaagaagagAATCAAAGCAACCTAATTAACAGCATAgat AAGAAAGATGATGATCAGATGGggaaaataaatttttttatgaaagCCTTTTTAGATGCTgaacaaaaattatac ATAGCTGATGTTGTAATAAATACTCAAAAGGAAATAATGacaaaaatgaaaaaggaAAGAAGCAACTATTTGGAGAACATCAaagcaaaaaaaataattttt AAGAAAGAATTAGAAAAGTCATTAGATTTTATCTTTTCTTTATGTGAAGACATAGGATccaaaaaagaaaagataTGCATTACCAACAGGATGAAGAATTTACAAGATTgcatatat GATTTTTTAAGAGAATTTGAAGGAAGTTATTGA
- a CDS encoding hypothetical protein (conserved Plasmodium protein, unknown function), translating into MIFLNCKKYGGGVGRRLCMPNYSGSSDSIYKYKKFVLKKINHKYENVLLFGDVNKLRSTAIELIRGMKNEDKINRDQKNYSCKKYEGIERKRKYQVEEKNILDEENEDDMMNNNDENVNNIHNDNNIYNDNNIHNDNNIYNDNNINNDNNIYNDNNIYNDNNINNNVNIYGKDILTTCEKATSPLTKKLSFWQIYSIRVKKNLHLLDASDFALILQSFHLYNKDTGVYVASVKCIENKIPQMKGTSFVVLLNILSKRLKKNNYNEFFEKMMNFIPNILYELNIKDMNNILKSFYNLDIMNSKVCEIMYPKILYNMDNINDAHLLSSLCYIFYKYNFEHLHFFECLKKKSLKLMNTFDAQDFYKFIFALYKKNICVKQIIEEKKNDISAFKSFYNEEQKRFFSEICNMN; encoded by the exons atgatatttttaaattgtaaaaaatatggagGGGGTGTTGGAAGGAGATTATGTATGCCCAATTATAGTGGTAGTAGTGACAGTATTTATAAGTATAAAAAgtttgttttaaaaaaaataaatcataagtatgaaaatgtattattatttggtGATGTGAATAAATTAAGAAGTACAGCCATAGAACTAATTCGTGGTatgaaaaatgaagataaaattaatagagaccaaaagaattattcatgtaaaaaatatgaaggAATAGAAAGGAAGAGGAAATATCAAgtagaagaaaaaaatatcttggatgaagaaaatgaagatgatatgatgaataataatgatgaaaatgttaataatattcataatgacaataatatttataatgataataatattcataatgacaataatatttataatgataataatattaataatgacaataatatttataatgataataatatttataatgataataatattaataataatgtaaatatttatggGAAGGATATTCTTACTACATGTGAGAAGGCAACTTCACCATTAACAAAAAAGTTATCCTTCTGGCAAATATATAGTATTAGGGTTAAAAAAAACCTGCATTTATTAGATGCCTCTGATTTTGCTTTGATTCTCCAATCCTTCCATTTGTATAACAAGGATACag gtGTATATGTTGCAAGCGTGAAATGcatagaaaataaaattccTCAAATGAAGGGGACCTCTTTTGTTGTTCTGCTGAATATATTAAGCAAGAggttaaaaaaaaataactaTAACGAATTTTTTGAAAAGATGATGAACTTCATACCTAATATTTTATACGagttaaatataaaagacatgaataatattttaaagagtttttataatttagATATAATGAATAGTAAAGTGTGTGAAATTATGTATCctaaaatattatataatatggataatataaatgatgctcatttattatcttccctgtgttatatattttataaatataattttgaacatttacatttttttgaatgtttaaaaaagaaaagttTAAAGCTTATGAATACTTTTGATGCACAagatttttataaatttatatttgccttatacaaaaaaaatatttgtgtaaaacaaattatagaggaaaaaaaaaatgatatatcCGCGTTTAAGAGTTTTTATAACGAGGAACAGAAGAGGTTTTTTTCTGAAATATGTAATATGAATTGA
- a CDS encoding DnaJ protein, putative: MNNDPYLILNVEKNCDIETVKKQFKKLAVIYHPDKLKHNLIKQKSDEKNTIDFVTLIWAYEEILKNIQNQNNNTCISQTYENALSIHRKDLEYIKEENTFIYFCRCGDFFIFNENLCYEYYVIYVCQSCSSSIYLIP, encoded by the coding sequence ATGAACAACGATCCATATTTAATTTTGAACgttgaaaaaaattgtgATATAGAGACTGTAAAGAAACAATTTAAGAAACTAGCTGTTATATATCATCCAgataaattaaaacataatttaataaaacaaaaatcAGATGAGAAAAATACCATAGATTTTGTTACCTTAATATGGGCATATGAAGaaattttgaaaaatatacaaaatcaaaataaCAATACATGTATATCTCAAACATATGAAAATGCTTTAAGTATTCATAGAAAAGAtttagaatatataaaagaagaaaatacaTTTATCTATTTTTGTCGTTGTGGAgatttctttatttttaatgaGAATTTATGTTATGaatattatgttatttatGTCTGCCAAAGTTGTTCATcatcaatatatttaatcCCATAA
- a CDS encoding mitochondrial inner membrane TIM10 associated protein, putative codes for MDNQRNMEDAQNALGMMIYQILNNQVRKTCFDKCFGQKFSEQMGKNEQICLAKCMDRMYETHTIVTKASTEISQNLNMDTNF; via the exons ATGGATAATCAACGAAACATGGAAGATGCTCAAAATGCTTTAGGAATGATGATTTATCAGATTTTAAAcaat cAAGTGAGAAAGACATGTTTTGATAAATGCTTTGGTCAGAAGTTTTCTGAACAAATGGGAAAAAATGAGCAAATTTGTTTAGCAAAATGCATGGACAGAAT GTACGAAACACATACAATTGTAACCAAGGCGTCTACGGAAATTTCacaaaatttaaatatggATACAAATTTTTAA
- a CDS encoding 50S ribosomal protein L28, apicoplast, putative, with amino-acid sequence MQITNKIYKLIKYVYILYIIIHSNFIFPKVILTQINKNETNNILKYPNYFYVISLYRKNVMFKNNNVLNKSVTKFALNTKKRHKEALAIRKYRMTGPSSIKKHYGFGAHKRINKVTMLPHKEIKLPIRRCAILGKMDNWNARKISKSGVRTHRIQRLNLINKRIFFEEENRFIKMKVSAKGLKTIKKYGLAYCIKKFNLDFSKKKYDAGYSSRRRKKKTQELNQTNSERTNVTNDNIQKGVEEVDKIMDKLNLADKKIHKDL; translated from the exons atgCAAATcacaaataaaatatataaattaataaaatatgtatatatattatatataattattcacTCCAACTTTATATTTCCAAAAGTCATATTGACTCAg attaataaaaatgaaacgaataatatattaaaatatccgaattatttttatg tgatatctttatatagaaaaaatgtaatgtttaagaataataatgttcTTAACAAGTCAGTTACCAAATTTGCTCTcaatacaaaaaaaaggCACAAAGAAGCTTTAGCG ataagaaaatatagGATGACAGGACCCTCATCCATTAAAAAACATTATGGATTTGGAGCACATAAGAGAATTAACAAAGTCACCATGTTACCAcataaagaaataaaattacCAATAAGaag GTGCGCTATATTGGGAAAGATGGATAACTGGAATGCTCGGAAAATTTCAAAGTCAGGTGTACGAACTCACCGAATTCAAAGACTCAATTTAATAAacaaaagaatattttttgaagaagaaaatcgttttataaaaatgaaggTAAGCGCCAAAGGATTAAAAACAATCAAGAAGTATGGATTAGCATACTGTATTAAGAAATTTAATTTAGATTttagtaaaaaaaaatacgATGCAGGATATTCATCAAGAAggagaaagaaaaaaacacaAGAATTAAATCAAACTAATAGTGAACGTACAAATGTGACTAACGATAATATTCAGAAAGGTGTTGAAGAAGTTGATAAAATTATGGACAAACTGAATTTGGctgataaaaaaatacataaagatttataa
- a CDS encoding 4-diphosphocytidyl-2-C-methyl-D-erythritol kinase, putative, translating to MNLFLNLKCVLFYFFCTHLFFLHVITKHNLNKEKGYIIKNDYKCKRKRKNNNLKKQTFFIICKNCRPNNNKFYIINNKGGENIYNDKKKKACGYLRLNNEANIEKNNVVNTNKEIEKLLLDILGNRNNWYDSKYFSPAKINLFLRLKEKKETYNEVSTLMHSLNLGDDIFIRVLKKEDQNKLRHFLHPCESGDFLTTVRMEDKNRDKETLKEDCKKSVINKSDKDLFKHMKEDIIIQAHEKLPYEYNHYPINDDNIIIKVLKRYREKFNIRDEIRFLIHVYKRIPIFSGVGGGSSNGATVFYFLENIFYKYFKGDNLKTNDFLTAIGSDISFFSSSGFAYCTDKGNNVTDLKNIEANIKDQDIYLFKIDEGLSSKLVYKNVDYKRIIQYNPVNLLKCLINTSNDDIIKQIEEKEKKFANTFISLDNRDNLQNVFVNDLEHSAFYLIKKLQDLKEYLRSQNMFHVVSMSGSGSSLFALSNKKTQTHQISSSFQNERIKKLISDIKIKFNMNVRVYLCDALRKGLDVWYDPIKLAHEFK from the coding sequence atgaatcTGTTCTTAAACCTAAAAtgtgttttattttattttttttgtacgcatttattttttctccATGTGATAACTAAGCATAATTTAAACAAAGAAAAAggatatataataaagaatgattataaatgtaaaaggaaaaggaaaaataataatttaaaaaagcaaactttttttataatatgtaaaaacTGTAGACcaaataataacaaattttatattattaataataaaggaggtgaaaatatatataatgataaaaaaaagaaagcATGTGGATATTTACGTTTAAATAATGAGGCTAATATTGAAAAGAATAATGTTGTAAATACtaataaagaaatagagaaattattattagatatattaGGTAATCGTAATAATTGGTACGattcaaaatatttctCTCCTgcaaaaattaatttatttttaagattgaaggaaaaaaaagaaacatatAATGAAGTATCAACCTTAATGCATTCATTAAATTTGGGTgatgatatttttataagagttttgaaaaaagaagatcaaaataaattaagGCATTTTTTGCATCCATGTGAATCTGGAGATTTTTTGACAACAGTAAGAATGgaagataaaaatagaGATAAGGAAACATTAAAAGAAGATTGTAAAAAAAGTGTTATTAATAAGAGTGATAAAGATTTATTTAAACATATGAAagaagatataataattcaagCACATGAAAAATTAccatatgaatataatcattaccctataaatgatgataatattattattaaggttttaaaaagatatagagaaaaatttaatatacGTGACGAAATAAGATTTCTaatacatgtatataaaagaatacCTATATTTAGTGGTGTTGGTGGTGGCTCATCTAATGGTGCTActgttttttatttcttagaaaatattttttataaatattttaaaggtgacaatttaaaaacaaatgaCTTTTTAACAGCTATAGGAAGCGatatatccttttttaGTAGTTCTGGATTTGCTTATTGTACGGATAAAGGTAATAATGTAACAGATTTAAAAAACATCGAAGCAAATATAAAAGACCAAgatatatatctatttaAAATTGATGAAGGTTTATCATCAAAATtagtatataaaaatgtagaCTATAAGCgaataatacaatataatccagtgaatttattaaaatgtttaattaatacatcaaatgatgatataattaaacaaattgaagaaaaagaaaaaaaatttgcCAACACTTTTATTTCGTTAGATAACAGAGATAATTTACAAAATGTATTTGTTAATGATTTAGAGCACTCAgcattttatttaattaaaaagttacaagatttaaaagaatatttaaGAAGTCAAAATATGTTTCATGTTGTATCCATGAGTGGAAGTGGGTCTTCTCTATTTGCTTTATCCAACAAAAAAACTCAAACCCATCAAATTTCTTCATCTTTTCAAAATGAACGAATTAAAAAACTAATAAGCgatataaagataaaatttaatatgaATGTTAGGGTTTATTTGTGTGATGCTTTGCGAAAAGGTCTTGATGTTTGGTACGACCCTATCAAGCTAGCACATGAGTTCAAGTGA